From the genome of Segatella hominis, one region includes:
- the hisG gene encoding ATP phosphoribosyltransferase, with translation MLRIAVQSKGRLFDDTMNLLSEADIKVSASKRTLLVQSSNFPLEVLYLRDDDIPQSVASGVADIGIVGENEFVERGENAQIIDRLGFSKCRLSLAIPKKIDYPGLQWFNGKKIATSYPNILRNFMQQKGIKADIHVITGSVEISPGIGLADGIFDIVSSGSTLVSNNLAEVEVVMKSEALLIGNWNMDEEKHQILNEMLFRFEAVRSAQDKKYVMMNAPKSKVKEITDVLPGIKSPTIIPLADDEWCSIHTVLDEKRFWEIIGKLKELDAQGILVTPIEKMIL, from the coding sequence ATGTTACGAATAGCAGTACAATCTAAAGGGCGTCTTTTCGATGACACCATGAATTTACTTTCAGAAGCAGACATTAAAGTGAGTGCTTCTAAGCGCACTCTTTTGGTGCAGTCTTCTAACTTCCCTCTCGAGGTTTTGTATCTCCGTGATGATGATATTCCTCAGAGTGTAGCAAGCGGCGTCGCTGACATCGGTATTGTTGGCGAGAATGAATTTGTGGAAAGAGGTGAAAATGCCCAGATTATTGATCGTCTTGGTTTTAGCAAATGTCGTTTGAGTCTGGCTATCCCTAAGAAAATTGATTATCCTGGTTTGCAGTGGTTTAATGGCAAGAAAATTGCGACTTCTTATCCCAACATCCTTCGCAATTTCATGCAGCAGAAAGGTATCAAGGCTGATATCCATGTCATTACTGGTTCTGTGGAAATTAGTCCTGGTATCGGTCTTGCTGATGGTATCTTTGATATCGTAAGTTCAGGCTCTACCCTTGTTAGCAATAATTTGGCAGAGGTGGAAGTCGTGATGAAGAGCGAGGCTTTGCTTATCGGTAATTGGAATATGGATGAAGAGAAGCATCAGATTCTGAACGAAATGCTGTTCCGTTTCGAAGCTGTGCGTTCTGCTCAGGACAAGAAGTATGTGATGATGAATGCACCAAAGTCTAAGGTGAAGGAAATTACGGATGTCTTGCCTGGTATCAAGAGTCCTACGATCATCCCATTGGCTGATGATGAATGGTGCAGTATCCATACGGTTCTCGATGAGAAGAGATTCTGGGAAATCATCGGAAAACTCAAGGAGCTGGATGCTCAGGGTATTCTGGTTACTCCTATCGAGAAGATGATCTTGTAA
- a CDS encoding transglycosylase SLT domain-containing protein yields the protein MNKVYLSAIFALFLLVCSCSNQKTQPDVTPWGTPIGEEDYSSNSNQTQSFTYDDIVSNGELIMLTVNGPDTYYIYKNRNLGMQYLLCEKFAQKIGVSLRVEVCKDTTEMISKLEKGEGDIIAVPLSRKKAKGNLLFCGPKQDTTQEQWVVIGGNNSLADSLNAWYKPQLTAEVKKEEAFLLSSQSIRRHVYSPFLNRTKGVISEYDGYFQRYAPTARMDWRLMAAQCYQESCFDPNAKSWAGACGLMQIMPSTASHLGLSMNDIHQPEANIAAASRYMAELQGHFSDIHDPSQRILYALAAYNGGFSHIRDAMALTKKYGGNPYNWEEVKHFVLKLSNPYYYRDPVVKRGFMRGTETADYVERIQKRWSEYCGGNISSGRRMISPRNYHGTPTEAKKKNKYKI from the coding sequence ATGAATAAAGTATATTTATCGGCAATATTTGCATTATTTTTGTTGGTTTGCAGTTGTTCTAATCAGAAAACGCAACCAGATGTTACACCTTGGGGGACACCTATAGGCGAGGAGGATTATTCCAGTAACTCAAATCAAACGCAAAGTTTTACTTATGATGATATTGTATCAAATGGTGAATTAATCATGCTGACTGTCAACGGTCCTGATACATATTATATATATAAGAACCGGAATTTAGGTATGCAATATCTTCTTTGCGAGAAATTTGCCCAGAAAATTGGTGTCAGCCTGAGAGTGGAAGTATGTAAGGACACTACTGAAATGATCAGCAAGTTGGAAAAAGGGGAGGGCGACATTATTGCCGTACCCTTATCACGCAAGAAAGCGAAAGGTAATTTGTTGTTTTGCGGTCCTAAGCAAGATACAACCCAAGAACAATGGGTCGTCATAGGAGGCAACAACAGTTTGGCAGACTCTCTGAATGCCTGGTACAAACCGCAATTAACTGCAGAAGTGAAAAAAGAAGAAGCATTTCTTTTATCCTCACAAAGTATCAGGCGCCATGTTTATTCTCCTTTCCTGAACAGAACTAAAGGTGTAATCTCGGAATACGATGGTTACTTTCAGCGATATGCTCCAACAGCAAGAATGGATTGGCGCTTAATGGCTGCGCAATGTTATCAGGAGAGTTGCTTTGACCCAAATGCCAAATCGTGGGCAGGGGCTTGCGGACTCATGCAGATCATGCCTTCTACCGCATCCCATCTGGGACTTTCCATGAACGACATACATCAGCCAGAGGCCAACATCGCTGCAGCATCCCGCTATATGGCAGAACTTCAGGGACATTTCTCTGACATCCATGATCCAAGCCAGCGAATCTTATATGCCCTTGCTGCATACAATGGAGGCTTCAGCCACATCAGAGATGCCATGGCTTTAACCAAGAAATATGGGGGCAATCCATACAATTGGGAGGAAGTAAAACATTTCGTCCTCAAGCTTAGCAATCCTTACTATTATAGGGATCCTGTCGTGAAAAGAGGTTTCATGAGAGGCACGGAAACTGCAGATTACGTAGAGCGCATTCAGAAACGATGGAGTGAATACTGTGGAGGAAATATCAGTAGTGGCAGGAGAATGATTTCACCCCGCAATTATCATGGCACTCCGACAGAAGCTAAGAAAAAGAATAAATACAAAATTTAG
- the hisD gene encoding histidinol dehydrogenase: MKVICYPAKEEWDELVKRPHLDISELNATVEGVLNDVKNHGDSAVIRYEEKFDHAHLDSLSVSDAEMEEAESLVSLELKHALELAHHNISSFHQSQQFHGEKVETVSGVTCWQKSVAIEKVGLYIPGGTAPLFSTVLMLATPAKIAGCKEIVLCTPPNREGKVNPAILMAAKIAGVSKIFKIGGVQAIGAMAYGTESVPKVYKIFGPGNQYVMAAKQHVSLHDVAIDMPAGPSEVCVIADETSNPVFVAADLLSQAEHGVDSQVFLISTSEEMIEKVKEEVEKQLEQLPRKEMAAKSLDNSKLVLVKDYDEAIELSNTYAPEHLIIATRNYDELAEKVVNAGSVFLGQYACESAGDYASGTNHTLPTHGYALAYNGVNLDSYNRKITFQHLTDEGIRSIGNAVVVMAENEQLEAHANAMRVRVDEVGK; encoded by the coding sequence ATGAAGGTAATTTGTTATCCTGCAAAGGAAGAATGGGACGAATTAGTGAAACGTCCACACCTGGATATTTCAGAGCTTAATGCTACTGTAGAAGGTGTTCTCAATGATGTTAAGAATCATGGCGATAGCGCTGTTATACGTTACGAAGAGAAATTCGACCATGCGCATTTGGACTCTTTATCTGTATCTGATGCAGAAATGGAAGAGGCTGAAAGCCTGGTTTCTCTTGAACTGAAGCATGCGTTGGAGTTGGCCCATCATAACATTTCTTCATTCCATCAGAGCCAGCAGTTTCATGGAGAAAAGGTGGAAACAGTCTCTGGTGTGACTTGTTGGCAGAAAAGTGTTGCTATTGAGAAAGTTGGCCTCTATATTCCTGGAGGTACAGCTCCTCTCTTTTCTACGGTCCTGATGCTTGCAACACCAGCCAAGATAGCCGGTTGTAAGGAAATCGTACTTTGTACTCCTCCTAACAGAGAAGGCAAAGTGAATCCTGCCATCTTGATGGCGGCTAAGATTGCTGGTGTGAGCAAGATATTTAAAATCGGTGGCGTTCAGGCGATTGGTGCGATGGCATATGGCACAGAGAGTGTTCCTAAGGTATATAAAATCTTTGGTCCGGGCAATCAGTACGTCATGGCTGCTAAACAACATGTTTCTTTACACGATGTGGCTATTGATATGCCTGCGGGGCCTTCTGAAGTATGTGTTATTGCGGATGAAACCAGTAATCCTGTGTTTGTTGCTGCCGATTTGCTTTCTCAGGCTGAGCATGGTGTTGATTCTCAGGTTTTCCTGATTTCTACTTCTGAAGAGATGATTGAGAAAGTGAAGGAAGAGGTGGAAAAACAACTCGAACAATTGCCGAGAAAGGAGATGGCAGCCAAGTCTTTGGATAATTCTAAACTTGTCTTGGTGAAGGATTATGATGAGGCCATTGAACTCAGCAATACTTATGCGCCTGAACATTTGATTATCGCCACTCGCAATTATGATGAATTGGCGGAGAAAGTGGTAAATGCCGGTAGTGTATTCTTGGGACAGTATGCTTGCGAAAGTGCTGGTGATTATGCCAGTGGTACCAATCATACCCTTCCTACTCATGGTTATGCGCTGGCATATAATGGCGTCAATCTGGATAGTTATAACCGCAAGATTACGTTCCAGCATTTGACTGATGAAGGTATCAGAAGTATCGGTAACGCTGTTGTTGTTATGGCTGAAAACGAACAGTTGGAAGCTCATGCCAACGCGATGCGCGTGAGAGTTGATGAAGTGGGAAAATAG
- the hisC gene encoding histidinol-phosphate transaminase, producing MKELKELCRANIWNLSPYSCARTEFSGKKAHNFLDANENPYNDPYNRYPDPFQTDVKKVLSKIKNVPVENIFLGNGSDEAIDLVYRIFCNPGIDNVVAIAPTYGMYQVCADVNDVEYRQVLLDENYQITADKLLSACDDHTKVIWICSPNNPTGNLINPEAIVGVLQRFDGIVVLDEAYADFSSIQPFRSYLSKFPNMIVLNTMSKAWGCAALRLGMAFASKDIIDLFNKVKYPYNVNLLTQQHALEVLNDPYQVDEWVKNLLQERGKMVTAFTELPICVKVYPTDANFFLAKMTDAQAIYDYLVDKGIIVRNRNRVQLCENCLRITIGKKSENIELLSALRQYQ from the coding sequence ATGAAAGAATTAAAAGAACTCTGTAGAGCCAATATTTGGAACCTTTCTCCATATAGTTGTGCAAGAACAGAATTTTCTGGTAAGAAAGCTCACAACTTTCTGGATGCCAACGAGAATCCGTATAATGATCCCTATAATCGTTATCCGGATCCTTTCCAGACGGATGTGAAAAAGGTCTTGAGCAAGATCAAGAACGTGCCTGTGGAGAATATATTTTTGGGAAATGGAAGTGATGAGGCTATTGACTTGGTGTATCGTATCTTCTGTAATCCGGGAATAGACAATGTGGTTGCCATTGCTCCTACTTATGGAATGTATCAGGTATGTGCTGACGTGAATGATGTGGAATACCGTCAGGTGTTGCTGGATGAGAATTATCAGATTACGGCAGATAAGTTACTGAGTGCTTGTGATGACCATACGAAGGTTATCTGGATTTGTAGTCCGAATAATCCTACGGGCAATCTGATCAATCCGGAAGCGATCGTTGGTGTATTGCAGCGTTTTGATGGCATCGTAGTCTTGGATGAGGCTTATGCTGATTTCTCCAGTATTCAGCCATTCAGATCATACTTGTCTAAATTCCCTAATATGATTGTGCTCAACACCATGAGTAAAGCCTGGGGTTGTGCTGCTTTGAGATTGGGTATGGCTTTTGCCAGCAAGGATATTATCGATTTGTTCAACAAGGTGAAATATCCTTATAATGTGAATTTACTTACTCAGCAACATGCCCTGGAGGTTTTGAATGATCCATATCAGGTGGATGAATGGGTGAAGAATCTGTTGCAGGAAAGAGGTAAGATGGTTACGGCCTTTACAGAACTTCCTATCTGCGTGAAAGTTTATCCTACTGATGCCAATTTCTTCTTGGCGAAAATGACGGATGCGCAGGCTATATACGATTATTTGGTTGATAAGGGTATCATCGTTCGCAATAGAAATAGAGTGCAGCTTTGTGAGAACTGCCTGCGAATTACGATCGGTAAAAAGAGTGAGAATATAGAATTGTTATCAGCTCTTCGACAATATCAATAA
- a CDS encoding trimeric intracellular cation channel family protein, with the protein MIINHDPEFVITLQRVIEFIGTFAFALSGIRLAASKHYDWLGGFVCGIAVAIGGGTIRDVMLGVRPFWMLSPIYMICTLFAQCVVIVCHHYLRRLDTTWFLFDTLGLALFNIAGIQKTLECGFPFWVAIIMGCITGAAGGVIRDVLLNEEPVIFRKEIYAMACVVGGLTYWLLSWLQVSLYITVIATFAIVCAIRFLAVRYHISLPKLRDEE; encoded by the coding sequence ATGATAATCAATCATGACCCGGAATTTGTCATTACACTACAACGTGTAATAGAATTCATAGGAACATTTGCCTTTGCATTGTCAGGCATAAGACTCGCAGCCAGCAAACATTACGACTGGCTGGGAGGCTTTGTATGCGGTATTGCTGTGGCAATAGGAGGAGGAACCATACGAGATGTCATGTTAGGTGTAAGACCTTTCTGGATGCTAAGTCCGATATACATGATATGTACGCTATTTGCACAGTGTGTCGTAATAGTATGCCACCATTATCTCAGACGTCTGGATACTACTTGGTTTTTATTCGACACACTCGGTTTGGCCCTATTCAATATAGCGGGTATTCAAAAAACATTGGAATGTGGCTTCCCATTTTGGGTTGCTATCATTATGGGATGCATTACGGGAGCTGCCGGAGGAGTGATCAGAGATGTGCTGCTCAACGAAGAACCTGTGATCTTCAGAAAGGAAATATACGCTATGGCTTGTGTGGTGGGAGGACTCACATACTGGTTGCTGAGCTGGTTGCAGGTTAGCCTCTATATCACGGTCATTGCCACATTTGCTATCGTTTGCGCGATCCGATTCTTGGCAGTAAGATACCATATTTCACTACCAAAATTAAGAGACGAAGAATAA
- a CDS encoding glycoside hydrolase family 10 protein, giving the protein MYKNLIIFAMALFLTLGASAQNKREFRGAWIQCVNGQFMGKSTQQIQSMLSKQLDELEKDGVNAIIFQVRAECDALYESQLEPWSKFLTGTQGQAPNPYWDPLAWMVEQCHKRGMEIHAWINPYRAKHGSTSMSQLSKNSVVVKQPKLCFSYDNLVLLNPGLQESADYVCKVAADIVSRYDVDGFHIDDYFYPYPVAGKQIPDQALYQQNSHGYWNIGDWRRDNVSRFVKQLGKTIHHVKPWVKFGVSPFGIYRNKRNDPNGSETNGLQNFDDLYADVLLWVNNGWIDYCVPQLYWEIGHKAADYKTLITWWNKHAGKRPLFIGEDIERTAKFADPENPRSHQLPAKHKLHQQMQNVKGTVLWYAQTAADNVGNIGHTLRDYYWKYPALPPLMTFLDHKSPKDVRCLKLKWTEQGPILKWKTPKGKKWGDVANKFVIYQFKEGEPIDLNDASKIMKITYDHNVKVPYIKDGKTTYIVTALDRVGNESKGKKKKIKF; this is encoded by the coding sequence ATGTATAAGAATCTAATCATTTTTGCGATGGCCCTTTTCCTTACATTGGGCGCATCAGCACAAAACAAACGTGAATTCCGTGGCGCATGGATCCAATGTGTCAATGGTCAATTCATGGGTAAAAGCACCCAACAGATTCAGTCTATGCTCAGCAAGCAACTGGACGAGTTGGAAAAAGATGGTGTCAATGCCATTATCTTTCAAGTGAGAGCGGAATGTGATGCCCTCTATGAGAGCCAACTGGAACCATGGAGTAAATTCCTGACAGGAACCCAGGGGCAGGCTCCGAATCCTTACTGGGACCCTTTGGCATGGATGGTAGAACAATGCCATAAAAGAGGAATGGAAATTCATGCCTGGATCAATCCATATCGTGCTAAACACGGATCCACAAGCATGTCACAACTTAGCAAAAACAGTGTTGTCGTAAAACAACCTAAATTATGCTTTTCCTATGATAATTTAGTGCTTCTCAATCCTGGTTTGCAAGAATCTGCTGATTACGTCTGCAAAGTGGCAGCCGACATCGTCAGCAGATATGATGTAGATGGTTTCCATATAGATGATTATTTCTATCCTTATCCAGTAGCTGGCAAACAGATTCCAGACCAAGCCCTGTATCAGCAGAACTCTCATGGCTATTGGAATATTGGAGATTGGCGAAGAGATAACGTAAGCAGATTTGTAAAGCAATTGGGGAAGACTATACATCATGTAAAACCTTGGGTAAAATTTGGTGTTTCTCCTTTCGGTATTTATCGCAATAAAAGAAATGATCCGAATGGTTCTGAAACGAATGGTTTGCAGAATTTTGATGACCTTTATGCCGATGTACTTTTGTGGGTGAATAATGGTTGGATAGACTACTGCGTTCCTCAATTGTATTGGGAAATCGGACATAAGGCTGCTGATTATAAGACCCTTATTACCTGGTGGAACAAGCATGCAGGTAAAAGACCTTTATTTATTGGCGAAGACATTGAACGAACAGCGAAGTTTGCTGACCCAGAAAATCCAAGAAGTCATCAGCTTCCAGCCAAGCACAAGTTACACCAGCAAATGCAGAATGTAAAGGGAACCGTTTTATGGTACGCCCAGACAGCTGCTGACAACGTTGGAAATATTGGTCATACTTTAAGAGATTACTATTGGAAATATCCTGCATTGCCTCCTCTTATGACTTTCTTGGATCATAAAAGTCCAAAAGACGTTAGATGTCTAAAACTTAAATGGACAGAGCAGGGACCTATATTGAAATGGAAAACTCCTAAAGGAAAAAAATGGGGTGATGTGGCCAATAAATTTGTTATCTATCAATTTAAGGAAGGTGAACCTATTGACTTAAACGACGCATCCAAAATTATGAAGATCACCTACGATCACAACGTGAAAGTACCATATATCAAGGATGGTAAAACTACCTACATTGTAACCGCATTAGATAGAGTGGGCAACGAAAGTAAAGGCAAGAAGAAGAAGATAAAATTCTAA
- a CDS encoding replication-associated recombination protein A: MSEPLAERMRPRSLDDYVGQKHLVGEGAILRKMIDAGRISSFILWGPPGVGKTTLAQIIAHTLKVPFYTLSAVTSGVKDVREVIERAKNNRFFDSASPILFIDEIHRFSKSQQDSLLGAVEKGIVTLIGATTENPSFEVIRPLLSRCQLYVLKPLGKDDLQGLLERAIHKDVVLKEKDITLKETSAMLRYSGGDARKLLNILELIVNSFSSDEIIITDEVVERELQQNPLAYDKQGEMHYDIISAFIKSIRGSDPDAALYWMARMIEGGEDPQFIARRVVISASEDIGLANPNALLLANAAFDTVMKIGWPEARIALAEAVVYLATSPKSNSAYLGINAAIARVRETGNLPVPLHIRNAPTQLMAELGYHDGYKYPHDYPGHFTNQQYLPNEIQNERFWYAQHSPNEEKLYNWMVTCWGDRFKE, translated from the coding sequence ATGAGTGAACCCTTAGCAGAAAGAATGCGACCACGTTCTCTTGACGACTACGTTGGCCAAAAACACTTAGTAGGTGAAGGAGCCATACTCCGTAAAATGATAGATGCAGGAAGAATTTCCTCTTTTATTCTTTGGGGACCTCCTGGTGTAGGCAAAACAACATTGGCACAAATTATCGCTCACACGCTCAAAGTACCTTTCTATACTTTGAGCGCTGTGACAAGCGGTGTAAAGGATGTCAGGGAAGTGATAGAAAGAGCCAAAAACAACCGTTTTTTTGACTCCGCTTCTCCTATACTGTTTATTGACGAAATCCATCGTTTCTCCAAAAGTCAGCAAGACTCATTATTGGGTGCAGTAGAGAAAGGCATCGTTACCCTCATCGGAGCAACCACAGAGAATCCTTCCTTTGAGGTAATACGGCCTTTACTTTCCCGGTGCCAACTTTACGTTCTGAAACCTTTAGGAAAAGACGACTTACAGGGGCTTCTTGAAAGAGCGATCCATAAAGATGTTGTTCTCAAAGAGAAAGACATAACGTTGAAGGAAACGAGTGCAATGCTAAGGTATAGTGGTGGCGATGCCCGCAAACTGCTGAATATTTTGGAATTGATCGTGAATTCTTTCTCTTCGGATGAAATAATCATCACAGACGAGGTAGTAGAAAGGGAACTCCAGCAAAATCCTCTTGCCTATGATAAACAGGGAGAAATGCATTATGACATTATCTCTGCTTTCATCAAGAGTATCCGGGGAAGTGATCCTGATGCTGCATTATATTGGATGGCAAGAATGATAGAAGGAGGGGAGGACCCACAATTCATTGCAAGAAGAGTGGTCATCAGTGCCAGCGAGGACATCGGACTTGCCAATCCGAATGCTTTACTCTTGGCAAATGCGGCTTTTGATACGGTCATGAAAATCGGATGGCCTGAAGCACGGATTGCATTAGCCGAAGCGGTGGTTTATCTTGCCACCAGTCCTAAGAGTAACAGTGCATATTTAGGCATCAATGCAGCAATAGCAAGGGTGCGGGAAACGGGAAATCTTCCTGTTCCGCTGCATATCCGAAATGCTCCAACCCAATTAATGGCAGAATTGGGCTACCATGACGGATATAAATATCCACATGACTATCCTGGGCACTTCACCAACCAGCAATATCTTCCGAATGAAATTCAAAATGAGAGATTCTGGTATGCACAGCACTCTCCTAATGAAGAAAAATTATATAATTGGATGGTAACCTGTTGGGGAGATAGATTCAAGGAATAA